ACCGGCTGCTGGATCGTGTGCTCGACCGCTTTGTAGCAGTCGATGTCGCAGTTCGAACCCGGGAATACGAGCACCGCCACATTCATTGCCGAAGGTGTCGACATCGCTTATTCCCCTTTCAGTTCGAAGCGATAGTCCTCGATGACCGTATTGGCGAGCAGCTTTTCGCACATCTCGCGCACGCGCTCTTCGGCGACCTTCGCGTCGTTCGTGTCCAGGTTCAGTTCCATGTACTTGCCGATGCGCACCTCGCCGACTTCGTCGAAGCCCATCGAATGCAGCGCGCCTTGCACCGCCTTGCCTTGGGGGTCGAGCACGTTTTCCTTCACCGTTACGAATACCGTCGCTTTCATGGCTCTCGTCCAGCCTCCTAATTGGTAAAATTTATCCTCGGGTTACGCCCGTAATGCGGCGATAAATTTCGCGATAACGCTTCGTCGTTTCCTCGACGACTTCAAGCGGCAGCGGGTCCGGCTCGCTGTTCTGATCCCAATCGGAATTCGCGAGGTACGTGCGGACCGGCTCCTTGTCCATCGAGTCGATCTCGATGTCGAGCGCGTAGTTCTCTTCCGCCCAAAACCGCGACGAATCCGGCGTGAACAGCTCGTCGATTAAGATGAGCTCGCCGTCCAGCAGCCCGAACTCGAACTTGCAATCGGCGAGAATGATGCCTCTTGCGCGCAGCCGTTCGTGCGCATAGCGGTACAGCTCGATGCTGACGTCGCGCAGCTTCTCGGACAGCTCGTCGCCGACCTGGCGCTTCATTTCGTCGAACGAAATGTCCACGTCATGGCCGACGTCGTTCTTCGCCGCCGGCGTGAAGATCGGCTCCGGCAGCTGCGCGTTCTTGCGCGTGCCCGGCGCGAGCTCGATGCCGTTGACGGCGCCCGTCTTCTGGAACTGCCGCCAGCCGCCGCCGGTGAGATAGCCGCGCACGACGCATTCGATGTCGATGCGGCGCGCCTTCTTCGTCACCATGACGCGGTCGCGCAGCTTTTCTTTATCCGTCACGTAGCCGCCGAGTTTATCGACGTCCGCGTGGACGAGATGGTTCGCGACGATGCCTTTCGTTTCCTCGAACCAATGCACGCTCAGCCGGTTCAGGACGTTGCCTTTGTCCGGCACGGCCGGTTTTAAGATATAGTCGAAAGCGGAAATGCGGTCGGTGACAACGATGAGGAAATGCTCCCCGAGGTCGTACAGCTCGCGCACTTTGCCTTTGTAAACGAGCGGGGCTCCGACGTACGGAGCGGCGGTGGAGATCGCTTCGGGCAGGCTGCTCACGGTCGCGCCCCCCTTAGATCAGCTCGAGCCGACGGAAAATCGTGTCGACGTGCTTAAGATGCCAGCTCGGGTTGAACGCGTCGTCGATCTCTTCCGGCGACAGCACGGACGTAATTTCCGGCGTTTCGGCGATAATGTCGCGGAAGTGGCGCTGCGTCTCCCACGCCTGCATCGCGCGCGGCTGCACCGTGTCGTACGCCTGCTCGCGGCTCCAGCCTTTGTCGATCAGCTTCGTCATGATGCGGCCGGAGAACGGCACGCCGTACGTGCGCTCCATGTTGCGCTTCATGTTCTCCGGGAACACCGTGAGGTTCTTGATGATGTTGCCGAGGCGGTTCAGCATGTAGTCGAGCAGCGTCGTCGCGTCCGGCAGGATGATGCGCTCGACCGACGAATGGCTGATGTCGCGCTCGTGCCACAGCGGCACGTTCTCGTATGCGGAAATCATGTGGCCGCGGATGACGCGGGCGAGGCCCGAAATGTTCTCGCAGCCGATCGGGTTGCGCTTGTGCGGCATCGCCGACGAGCCCTTCTGGCCCTTCGCGAACGGCTCTTCCACTTCGCGGAACTCGGATTTCTGCAGCGCGCGGATTTCCGTCGCGAATTTGTCGAGCGAAGTCGCGATGAGCGCCAGCGTCGCCATATATTCGGCGTGGCGGTCGCGCTGCAGCGTCTGCGTCGAAATCGGCGCCGGCGTAATGCCGAGCTTCTGGCAGACGGACGCTTCGACGTGCGGGTCGATGTTCGCGTACGTGCCGACGGCGCCGGAAATTTTGCCGAACTGCACGCCGTTCGCCGCATGGCGGAACCGCTCGAGGTTGCGCTTCATCTCTTCGTACCAGAGCGCGAGCTTGAGGCCGAACGTCGTCGGCTCCGCGTGCACGCCGTGCGTGCGGCCCATCATCGCGGTGTCTTTGTACCGAACGGCTTGCTCTTTGAGAATGTCGATAAACCGAATGATGTCCGCTTCGAGAATGCCGTTCGCCTGCTTCAGCAAGTAGCCGAGCGCCGTATCGACGACGTCGGTCGACGTGAGGCCGTAGTGCACCCATTTCCGCTCCGGTCCGACCGTCTCGGATACCGCGCGCGTGAACGCGATGACGTCATGGCGCGTCTCCTGCTCGATCTCGTAGATGCGATCGATGTTGAAGCTCGCGTTGGCGCGCAGCGCTTCGACGTCTTCCTTCGGGATGACGCCGAGCTCGCTCCACGCCTCGCACGCCGCCAGCTCCACCTCGAGCCAAGCTTGAAACTTGTTCTGCTCCGTCCAGATCGCGGCCATTTCCGGCCGGCTGTAACGTTCCAACATGTTCGGTTCCTCCGCCACTTTTTGAGTTTTATATGATGAAAACGGTCCGCCGCCGCCGAGACTGATTCGGTCCCCGAACGGCGGAGCCGCGCTTACGCTATCTTTCGACCGCTCGCTCGCGAAACTACGTCCAAATGCCGCATGTTTCGATCCACTGCAGCGCCTTCGCCGGGTCGTCCGTCAGCAAATTGATGTGGCCCATCTTCCGGCCGCGCTTCGCCTCCGCCTTGCCGTACAAATGCACCTTCGCGGTCACGCCTTCCGGCAGGCTCCGCTCGCCTTCGCCCTCGAGCCACCGCAGCGTCGGTTCGATATGCTCGCCGAGCAAGTTAACCATCACGACCGGCGTCAGGAGGCGCGGCTCCGGTAGCGGCAAGCCGCATACCGCCCGCAGATGCAGCTCGAACTGCGACACGCTGCAGGCGTCCATCGTGTAGTGGCCCGAATTGTGCGGCCGCGGCGCGAGCTCGTTCACGAACAACGTGCCGTCCGCCTTCAGGAACATCTCGACGGCAATCAGCCCGACGACGTTCAGCGAATTCGCGATATCCGCCGCCATCCGGCGGGCGCGCCCCGCGACGTCGTCCGGGATGAGCCCGTCCGCCGCCGTCGACGTGTGCAGAATGCTGTTCACGTGCACGTTCCAAGCCGGCGGGAACGTCCGCACCTCGCCGTCCAACCCGCGCGCGGCGATGACGGACAGCTCCCGTTCGAAATCGACGAACTGCTCGAGCACGAGCTCGACCGCGCCGCCGCCGAGCGCCGTGAACGCCTCCGCGGCCTGCTCGGCGCGCCTGATGACGAATTGGCCCTTCCCGTCATAGCCGCCTGTCGCGGTTTTCAGCACGCACGGCAGGCCAAATTCCTGGATCGCCTCGCGCAAATCCGCGGTCGACTCGATGGCGCGGTACGGCGCCACCCGGACGCCCGCCGCTTCAATGGCGCGCTTCTCGCGCAGCCGATGCTGCGTCGTCCGCAGCAGCTCGCTGCCCTGCGGCACGTACGACTCCCGCTCCAGCACCGCCGCCACGCCCGCGTTCACGTTCTCGAACTCGTACGTGATCACGTCGGCGAGCGACGCGAGCTCCCGCGCCGCGCGCTCGTCCGCGTACGCGGCCGTCACCTGGCGGTCCGATACTTGTCCGCAAGGCGAATCCGGCGTCGGATCGAGCGTGACGAACCGATATCCCATTTCGCGCCCTTTCAGCGCCAACATGCGGCCGAGCTGGCCGCCCCCGAGCACGCCGATCGTCGCGCCGGGCAACACTCTCTTCATGTCAATGGTTTCCATGTCGGTAGTATCTCCAATTTACGGTAGGTTATCGCCGATTGCTTCTACTTCCGCGCGCGTGTTCGCGCGGCGTTCCTTCAGCCTTGCCGCCACCTCGGGGTCGAAGGCGCCTACGATCTGCGCCGCGAGCAGCCCCGCGTTCGTCGCGCCCGCCGCGCCGATCGCGACCGTCGCCACCGGAACGCCGGCCGGCATCTGCACGATCGACAGCAGCGAATCCAGTCCGTTCAGCGCCGCGGACTTCACCGGCACGCCGATGACCGGCAGCTCCGTCTTCGCCGCGATCATGCCGGGCAAATGAGCGGCGCCGCCCGCACCCGCGATAATGACCTTGATGCCCCGCTCCCGGGCCTGCTCCGCGTATTCGAACATGAGATCGGGCGTCCGATGCGCCGAAACGACCCGTTTCTCGTACGGCACGCCGAGCGCTTCGAGCGTCTCGCAAGCCAGCTTCATCGTTTCCCAATCCGATTTGCTGCCCATAACGACGCCGACAATCGGTGTAGACACGTCATCCATCTCCTTATCCTTAATTAATTAGAGTATCTTAACCTGAATTTCCGCCCTCGTACAAAACAAAAGTCCGGGCGCAGCTCCGCGCATCGCGCAGTCCCAGGACGAAAAAAGCGTTTGTCGTAAATTCCTTTATTCATCTTTAGTGTACCAATGCTTACACGGCTATGTCAACGCAAAAAGCGAACATTCTCTCAACCGTTTTCAATATAGTTCGTATTTTCGCAAACATCCGCCTTTCCAAAAAAATAGTGACTCAAGTTCCAAGTTATGGTATTATGATGGTAATTTAGTAGGATGAAAATACTGACTTCGATACAGGCAAACGGCAAACTTTACCGAAAGGGAAGGACGCAAAGCTATGGGTCTACCGCTTCGCAAGAAGCCACGATCGCCAAGCTGCCCTAGGGAAAGACACACCTACGGGCGTGTCTTTTTTTAGCGTTATTGCGCTTTGCCCGCGGAAGTGGGGAGTGAATGAAATGCTCGAACGCGAAGAAGAAACGGTCGGAAAAATCATATACTCCGCCGAAGTCGACCACGAAGCCCTTCTCCATGAAGACATCCGGGACATCCAATTATTGATTCTCCGCATGACGGTCGCCCTGGTAGGGTCCTGCCGCTACTGCCACATGATCTCGCCGGACTTCGAAGACCCCTCCCCTATCTACTGCTCGAAAGCGAGCGACAACTGCTACCCGCAGAAATGCAGCGTAGAACATTGTTTTTCCTGCGGCGAGTACAAATCAAAGATTCTTTAAAAATGTAACCGCTTTACCCTCGCGCCTTAGCAAACCTTTAACGGTTTATAGGAATCTTAATGTGCTATACTTCTTTTCATAGATTCTTACAAAACCGATAAAGGTGTCGATTCCCCGATGAAGCCATACGTCATCCAGTGCCGCGGCGCGGTCGTGCGCCCGGCGCGCTCCGTCAACGAAACCATCCTCCGCGTCGACGATTTCCGCGTTTCCGCAGGGGAGCAAGTGGCCGTCATGGGACCCAGCGGCTCCGGCAAGTCGACGCTGCTGAACGTCGTCGCCGGGATGACCCGCCCCGCCGAGGGGCAGGTCACCGTCCTCGGCGTAGACCTGTACGCCCTCCCGGAAAGTTCGCGCGACCGGTTTCGCGGCGAGCGCATCGGCTACGTCTTTCAGAACTTCCACCTCTTCCCCTACATGAGCGCGATGGACAACGTGCTGGTGCAGCACGCCGTGCACCCCCGATGGAGCGAATCCGAGGCCAAAGCGCGCGCCGCGGAGCTGCTTCGGCGCGTCGGCCTCGGCCATCGAGCGGCGCTCAAGAGCTCGCTTCTGTCGCGAGGCGAGCAGCAGCGCGTCGCGATCGCGCGGGCGCTGCTCCACGAGCCCAGCCTCGTGCTGGCGGACGAGCCCACAGGCAATCTGGATGTCGCGACCGCCGGCGCCGTCATGGACATGCTGTGCGGATTATGCCGCGAACGCGGCGCGGCGCTCGTCGCCGTCACCCACGACGAGCTCGTCGCCGCCCGCTTCGAACGGAAGGAGCGGATGTCCGAGCTGAATCAAATTTACAAAGAAGCTCTGTCTCCGAAGGAGGCTTCCGCATGAGCGCGCTGCGCCTCCTTCTCCTGCAGCTGCGGGGACGAAAATACTCCTTCTTGTTCATGTGTCTCGTCGTCAGCGTCGCCGCGGCGCTCGTATTTACGGTCTCTTCCGTATCCGCCAGCTTGCGCGAAGGTTTGCTGCAACAAGCCGGAACCTACGAAATCGTCGTCGGCGCGGAGGGCAGCGCCACGCAGCTCGTGCTCAGCAGCGTGATGCGGGCCGACGTCCCTAACGGCAACATCGATCGCAGCATATACGAACGATTGACGGACGACCCTCGGGTGCTGAAAGCCGTTCCGCTCGCTTTGGGCGACTCCTACATGGGGCTCTCCATCGTCGGCACGACGCGGGACTATTTCACGCCGCACCGCGAAGGTCTTCCCGAACGGTTCGCGCTGCGCGGCGGCGAGTGGTTCGCCAAGTCGGGCGACGTCGTGCTGGGCGCCGAAGCCGCCGAGCGGACCGGCCTCTCCGTCGGCGACGAATTCCACGGCAACCATGGCGTCGGCGGCGCCCACGGCGAGGCGCACGAAGACGAATACCGCGTTGTAGGCGTCTTGCG
The DNA window shown above is from Paenibacillus sp. and carries:
- the purS gene encoding phosphoribosylformylglycinamidine synthase subunit PurS, yielding MKATVFVTVKENVLDPQGKAVQGALHSMGFDEVGEVRIGKYMELNLDTNDAKVAEERVREMCEKLLANTVIEDYRFELKGE
- a CDS encoding phosphoribosylaminoimidazolesuccinocarboxamide synthase yields the protein MSSLPEAISTAAPYVGAPLVYKGKVRELYDLGEHFLIVVTDRISAFDYILKPAVPDKGNVLNRLSVHWFEETKGIVANHLVHADVDKLGGYVTDKEKLRDRVMVTKKARRIDIECVVRGYLTGGGWRQFQKTGAVNGIELAPGTRKNAQLPEPIFTPAAKNDVGHDVDISFDEMKRQVGDELSEKLRDVSIELYRYAHERLRARGIILADCKFEFGLLDGELILIDELFTPDSSRFWAEENYALDIEIDSMDKEPVRTYLANSDWDQNSEPDPLPLEVVEETTKRYREIYRRITGVTRG
- the purB gene encoding adenylosuccinate lyase; translated protein: MLERYSRPEMAAIWTEQNKFQAWLEVELAACEAWSELGVIPKEDVEALRANASFNIDRIYEIEQETRHDVIAFTRAVSETVGPERKWVHYGLTSTDVVDTALGYLLKQANGILEADIIRFIDILKEQAVRYKDTAMMGRTHGVHAEPTTFGLKLALWYEEMKRNLERFRHAANGVQFGKISGAVGTYANIDPHVEASVCQKLGITPAPISTQTLQRDRHAEYMATLALIATSLDKFATEIRALQKSEFREVEEPFAKGQKGSSAMPHKRNPIGCENISGLARVIRGHMISAYENVPLWHERDISHSSVERIILPDATTLLDYMLNRLGNIIKNLTVFPENMKRNMERTYGVPFSGRIMTKLIDKGWSREQAYDTVQPRAMQAWETQRHFRDIIAETPEITSVLSPEEIDDAFNPSWHLKHVDTIFRRLELI
- the purK gene encoding 5-(carboxyamino)imidazole ribonucleotide synthase produces the protein MKRVLPGATIGVLGGGQLGRMLALKGREMGYRFVTLDPTPDSPCGQVSDRQVTAAYADERAARELASLADVITYEFENVNAGVAAVLERESYVPQGSELLRTTQHRLREKRAIEAAGVRVAPYRAIESTADLREAIQEFGLPCVLKTATGGYDGKGQFVIRRAEQAAEAFTALGGGAVELVLEQFVDFERELSVIAARGLDGEVRTFPPAWNVHVNSILHTSTAADGLIPDDVAGRARRMAADIANSLNVVGLIAVEMFLKADGTLFVNELAPRPHNSGHYTMDACSVSQFELHLRAVCGLPLPEPRLLTPVVMVNLLGEHIEPTLRWLEGEGERSLPEGVTAKVHLYGKAEAKRGRKMGHINLLTDDPAKALQWIETCGIWT
- the purE gene encoding 5-(carboxyamino)imidazole ribonucleotide mutase — its product is MGSKSDWETMKLACETLEALGVPYEKRVVSAHRTPDLMFEYAEQARERGIKVIIAGAGGAAHLPGMIAAKTELPVIGVPVKSAALNGLDSLLSIVQMPAGVPVATVAIGAAGATNAGLLAAQIVGAFDPEVAARLKERRANTRAEVEAIGDNLP
- a CDS encoding ABC transporter ATP-binding protein, whose protein sequence is MKPYVIQCRGAVVRPARSVNETILRVDDFRVSAGEQVAVMGPSGSGKSTLLNVVAGMTRPAEGQVTVLGVDLYALPESSRDRFRGERIGYVFQNFHLFPYMSAMDNVLVQHAVHPRWSESEAKARAAELLRRVGLGHRAALKSSLLSRGEQQRVAIARALLHEPSLVLADEPTGNLDVATAGAVMDMLCGLCRERGAALVAVTHDELVAARFERKERMSELNQIYKEALSPKEASA